CTCCACCGCCGGCGGGGCCCGAGGCGGCCACCTGATCGCGTCGAAACGCAGCGACGCGCGGCCAAACACGGCTGGGCATGGCCGGTTGGTTCAGAGAGCCGATGGCGCGCAGGCGCCTGCGGCGCTTCAAACGACCACCGGCTCCGGCTCCAGCCGAATTCCGAAGCGGCCATAGACGCTTTCCTGAATCGCCCGCGCCAGGGTGACGACTTCCGCCCCCCGGGCCTCGCCGCGATTGACCAGCACCAGCGCCTGGCGTTCATAGACCGCGGCGCCGCCGACGCTCTTGCCCTTCCAGCCGCAGGCATCGATCAGCCAGCCGGCGGCCAGCTTGAAGCTGCCGTCGGGCATCGGATAGTGAACGATGTGCGGATCCCGGGCGATGATGTCCCGGCACTGTTCGGCACTGACCACCGGGTTCTTGAAGAAGCTGCCGGCGTTGCCGATGAGCGCGGGGTCGGGCAGCTTGGCGCGACGGATCTCGCAGATCCAGTCGAACACCTGCCGCGCGTCGGGCGCCACGATGCCGGTCTCGGCGATCTTGCGTTCGATGTCCAGATAGCCGAGCTGCGGCTGCCACGGCTTGGGGCAGCGCAGCCGCACCGTGGTGATCACGCTCTTGCCGGCCAGGCCACCGTAGCCGGTCTGCTTGAAGACGCTGTCGCGATAGCCGAAGCGGCAGACCTCGGCCGGCAGCGTCACGCGACGGCCGGTGGTGAG
The Roseateles amylovorans genome window above contains:
- the murB gene encoding UDP-N-acetylmuramate dehydrogenase is translated as MIIETDVNLKPYNTFGLPAVARRLVRIREELDVRRVVDHPELGRSPKFVLGGGSNLVLTRDVDAVVLKMEIPGLRLIEREDAWIIEAGAGVGWHEAVAWSIEQGIPGLENLALIPGTVGAAPVQNIGAYGIEMKDRLENVDVVDLTTGRRVTLPAEVCRFGYRDSVFKQTGYGGLAGKSVITTVRLRCPKPWQPQLGYLDIERKIAETGIVAPDARQVFDWICEIRRAKLPDPALIGNAGSFFKNPVVSAEQCRDIIARDPHIVHYPMPDGSFKLAAGWLIDACGWKGKSVGGAAVYERQALVLVNRGEARGAEVVTLARAIQESVYGRFGIRLEPEPVVV